In Haloarcula marismortui ATCC 43049, the sequence AGCCCGACTTTTTGACAGTGTGTTCAACCAGACCTATCAGTTCACTGCACTGCTCGAACCCGATGGAACGGTCATCGAGACCAACGATGCGACCCTCGAATTCGGTGGCTTCAACCGTGCAGATATGGTTGGGAAACCCTTCGCTGAAGCGCCATGGTGGAGTCACTCTGAAACCGTCCGTGACCGTGTCTGGGACGCTCTCAAGCGCGCGGCCGACGGTGAGTCTGCCCGCTACGAGACAGAAGTTCGGGACCGTCAGGAAGTCGGGACTATCGACTTCACCGTCAAGCCCGTGACCAACGAAGACGGGTGTGTAAATATGTTGGTGGTCGAGGGGCGGGACATCACAAAACAGAGCCGACATCGAGATCATCTACAGGTCATGCAGCGTGTGATGCGACATCATATGCGCAACGACCTGACGAAGCTCCGGGGGTTCACTGGAGCGCTGTACACCCTGCCTGATTCGGAAGCGCAGTCGAGATACTTCGAGCGCATTGAAGCGATTCTGGATAAGTGGACCGACATGACCGAAAAGACACGGCAGATTGGACAGGTGCTTGAAGAACAACGACACTCGCAAGCCACCACGGCGGTAGACGAACTCGTTGCCCACGCGACCGCCAGAGCTGACGAGTTCGTTGCCGAGACAAGAATCAGGAACGACCTGCCAGATGGTGTGACACCACACCTCCCGACTGTCATGCGCGAAGCGGTCAGTGAATTACTCGGAAACGCCGCCGATGCTACTCCCGACTCGAATGGACAGATTACAGTAACGCTCTCGCAAACCGCTGACGACTGGGTCGGTATTACCGTTGCAGACAACGGCTTTGGACTGCCGGATGCGGAAGCAAGCGTACTCAGGACGGGCGAAGAGACGCCACTAAACCACGGACAGGGGATCGGCCTCTGTATGGTGCGGATGATCGTCAAGCAGGTGGGCGGCGATGTCTCCGTTGATGTGACTCAGGGCGGGACCGAAGTGACACTGCACGTGCCGGCGAGCGAGAGTCTGCGAAAAAGAGGGTAAGTTGCTACCTGTATGTCCTTTTTATCTCCATATGACGGAAACAGGCCGACAAACGCACTGGACACCTGTGGTCACAAGTGCCGGCCAACAGAACGCAGGCTAGCCAGAGCAACTGTCACCGGCTGTCAGGCC encodes:
- a CDS encoding ATP-binding protein; this encodes MSASDGEIVETTGLVSRVTGYSKAELLAMPLSALFCAAGTDDSDKQVGTALSETDGRSYVVLECADGTRTTVEQHSYTVRIGPQTYVCTTLRLPAAEPGSLTLPGKDAFRRLHKAAMESESVADTAQRLLTLGCDYLGADAGALARIDDATYTVEYTSSESTVYEPGQSMPLGETIASEVVTGAVTDPATFVVGEGQHSSLDAHGAYAGAPVTVGEDTYGVIEFTGLATREGAFGQSEREFVDFTAQWLGSKIEQERQSKRLERCEMALETVDEPAHTLETDAVDDLLSHTRGTTASKQRARLFDSVFNQTYQFTALLEPDGTVIETNDATLEFGGFNRADMVGKPFAEAPWWSHSETVRDRVWDALKRAADGESARYETEVRDRQEVGTIDFTVKPVTNEDGCVNMLVVEGRDITKQSRHRDHLQVMQRVMRHHMRNDLTKLRGFTGALYTLPDSEAQSRYFERIEAILDKWTDMTEKTRQIGQVLEEQRHSQATTAVDELVAHATARADEFVAETRIRNDLPDGVTPHLPTVMREAVSELLGNAADATPDSNGQITVTLSQTADDWVGITVADNGFGLPDAEASVLRTGEETPLNHGQGIGLCMVRMIVKQVGGDVSVDVTQGGTEVTLHVPASESLRKRG